DNA from Haematobia irritans isolate KBUSLIRL unplaced genomic scaffold, ASM5000362v1 scaffold_26, whole genome shotgun sequence:
TCTGTCTAATTCTCTCTTTAAATTTGGCGGGATATCAACAACTTTCCTCATAAAATGCAGAAAATCAGGTATCGTACCCAATTTCATttggcgaccggacatatcccccaacggacatttcgcccaaaatgatttttgggcgttatgacctccattggggcggtcacatcgcccaattttagtttgggctttatgtcctccctcatcgcggtcataagccccataaaaaaatgtgggtgttatgaccgtttgaatataattgaatataaacaatagtttaaaataacaaaatatatatatttttttaatcattcaaaagctatatatgattacttcatctatccatatttttttttttttttaatatttaatagatagatatgcctcttattgacaaatatcgaatTCTGCTTTTATTGTGTATGCTGGAAGAAGATGTAAAACTAGCATATCTTGGCTtcatcgtttgttttaattgtttttgactggaacataatttttgactatttttcttctcagcgtacgattgaaatggaaaagcggctaaagtggcactacaaagacctatttcgctcgtgaaataggtcggtttaagctccaagacatttgaatttatatattgaaacataaaaattcggaaattgataatttttttcttttgaacaaaccagacaaatgctgaattgaaaattatgtattttaaactaaaaattggaacaagatgagatgatcgatttgctgctgatggtgaaaaaatcgcgcgcgcgatttatttcaagtacccatcagctGCACATCAatcatctcatctctttccaattttaatgtttagaacaagataataaaacgaaagttgCAAGAATGTGAGGATGAATGTGagtttattatcttgttctaaacattaaaattggaaagagatgaaatgatcgacgtgctgctgaggggtacttgaaataaatcactttccaattttaatgtttagaacaagataataaactgaaagttgctacaccctaaaaaaaatcgcttctctaacatatgttccaaacatattttgcaggaagcacatatattattggatactgccgaaacattaatatgtttgatttatgtgaacatattatatgtttggaagcattttgagcccaaaaatattatatacttggaagaattttccccaaagaagattgtgctcattccctaacataattttcacttccacgaaatttttagttcttggtacctttttctgtaatacaaataatgttgaagaagttattcaattttataatttttttaaaatttacctttcgtctggacggagaatcgaaccgaggaccatacagtttgtaagccaatacactatccactgggctacgtagcagttatagtcaccagtagacaattatcgttataagttacatttatatagcatagtttgcagcgcccacgaacccatgcaaacataacattatttaaaagaaacatacatttgttggccacgtggagcagtggttagcatgtctgccttgcatgcaaagggtcgtgggttcaattcctgctccgaccgaaccaatttttttttttgtaatttagacatttatactatattaaatttttataatgaaacttcgaactgtgggttattaaaaatttacattcagaaacagtgcttgatataaacgaaatggcttttgaataaaatattaatattttttttttttgcaaaaataacaattttataacaaaaaactgtttttggtataaaagtttgaaattttggaagaaaatcaaaaactctaacaaaagaagagtataaacatacataaataattttataatgtacacataaatttatttaggcgtgaaccgttttttactagcatttaacaacattttaaatgcctttaaaacttatcgtgttttgtacttaatttcatttttacctttaaggccgttaaaaaatgtgtgtccataatgtcaaaatgataaacaaaacacttgtccacacatacataaaattctcctctcaaggcgaaaacacatgctgttttttttcaaatctctatgctctttactccgaatactcaaattaaattcgaattaaataatatttagacttaagcatatcacatttttggccttatcataaagcagttttccgaaacaacatacaaccgtttcacagaaattttaaacatatatatgtttactcgaaatttgtaaatttgtatatgtttacattcacacatattatttttatgaaacattcatgccccaaacataatatattttaacatattaacatatgtgtcccaaacatttagtgttagtttaggaacattacatgttggcacttaaatatattgtgtttaaaaattgtgcccgaaacacattttgtttatatcggaacatatgaaaaacatatttttctaacagtgtagtattTGAGGACGACGAGAATTCGCGCACGCGAATtctttgttaaattcatcacattcagtttgtcctcaagttcttgcacctttcgttttattaacttgatttaaaaaattaacacagtTATACTGACATGTCGTTTGTAACCTTCGTAAATATTAGTAATTTCTTGTACCCATAAGATAATATGGAACGACCGAAAAAGGGACATCAATAAAACAATAGCATCTCCATCATCCATATTATTCATTATTTCAGttactggggtggaacacaaagagactgtatgccaaatcggcttccataatagtggtttgctaaaatatcttttccggcacactttcgcatatttagttttcactcatatgttctgatttggcaaatacacagaaaaaaaagtgtcttgtaaatttaaggaccattttaactttcacatagttcaacaaatttactgtaatatagttcatttttcgtaaccacaacgaaaattaatttagctaaaggaaaacttataaaaattcagtaaatgtttttttggtttactaactacgaaatgggaaggatttttccttaaataaatttccaacacagtggttaatgcatcgttgattctattataaaaatacatgggcaatataaaaatcttactacgaaatgtggacaatttactaagaaaaaattttgtatggaaaaaaatttttgtagtaaaatttaccttaacgacattaccgattcgtacgatggctacctacagattatttccctttttattatatgttggagtgcttttcctcacattgaacattttagataaagtagaataaaaagtagttaatataatccttgacgggtgtatataattttttagagattcctcatagatttggtatatatttaaccTTAACttctagatagaattccaactaatcaataatcgtgctactggaaaatgtgagtgcatcatgtgagggagtttttagagacattttgtgtatatctcgtttgattgtgtttgttattgcgtcatttatgctgttgttggttgttttgattctagagacaatggaatgttccttgtgtgttgttggtattttttgtggtgagagttgttttcttgcaatagcgagatcagaaagggatcgtgtgtgtgtggagttgtttttctttacggcaggtatgtatcctttatgactatttgtgtctttgagttttattgttgcattcagatatgttgatgcatttatgaagtgcacacgtggatttaattttgcaaaattgtacgtgcggtattggtgtttattaatgaaaatacatatattcggaacattttagaaactgagaatgaatgatgtgatgttagagtaatcaaaaacactttttattgataaaaaacaaagaacagattaaggaactgtatatttctgttaatagtttaaaattagtgcggatttttaaccctttcactaccgatgtccacttagaaggacattcgaaaaagacaccaaattctattttcccacttagtttcaatttatttctcgatgttattttaaagtagaggcgttaatctaaataagctataaatattttccatattggtgagcactaaaatacatttttataaacttctttaacaataaacgaaaaatacgaaaatttgggaCAATTTTGCTACTGTatatttctagtaaatggacatttacacAAAAACTACtctttcggttttttttttttgtattttttgtcacactttgaaagatattgtgggccaaatagcgctcattttcgtaaggccattcggttgcaattcaagaatcaagttttcagaacaagctcacatagctcttgaagtatttgacgtaggttctcaaaatgacaatttttgttctacaagctgttagtacaagtaaaaacagaagaaaaattaaaactctTAACATaagttttatttcggtagtgaaagggttaattgatttacataaaaaatatacaacatgagtggtaataggttgATCTATATTTGttatacatctggatcacaagttggagatgcaaccatttttttttaatatatattttctatgttacagcaattcctacaggtgagtactaaattcgagtttagccgctaaaattaaaaataaatcactaagaaaagtataaaattatacgtcttcgatacaaatttaaatataacttgatggaaaatagcccaaaccaagttttttataaagattatttttttataatggattattaaacaaaacttatcatgaaaattgcgattttagcctctaaactcgaacttaatatacacattaaatactaaatgctatactgacaagtggaaattatgtctaattttataatattttttatttcaaatatattgtgagaataatttcaataacgtccattagtccacggatatgattccaataatgtacctactggatggatttttcaatgtggtaagtttttctataaacggtattttgtccgtttttaataaaaccaaaatttcaatttattaaaaataattattttcacttgcaggtaaacaggtcttgtaatggtaactttttgaatattcttactgtttaatgctaattaaactgatatccttattggatttaggaaatactcttgaaaaccgtaagttaaaaatcaatatgaacgatagaatttgataatatttttcttatattttgtataactttgcaatttcagctgcttataagacaaatccgcccaacaaaagatagccaaaatcgatgaaattggacaattcaattgaatatagcaatttatgccacatatatctttcatatggatagaaaacatggaaatttaaattaattagtttagtcctaataacatagaatattactcttttgaagaagctagtactaactaccgacaagtaactgcatccaacgttctaataaaaatatttcctttattgtatatcataacccatagttttgtgtaatttaataataattttttgaaataaaatactggtggtaatagaaaatttacttgttttgtacgaaaaatttcttagttgtatacaggcttgttgtacctttgattcctcaatttctctacttttttgaaaattataccgacaaacagtttatttcaaaccaatttcttaatacaggttttccaaaaaattgttaatagcaGGAATGTTTTGAAtttgtttaactatattcttcccacagcatagtaataatgaactaaaatacgatgcaatacatgaactaatttataagaaaatcatgaacttatctagatgaaaaaaatctttggcgccaaatcatggtcattcttactatgggttagttcatttttcttaaaaaatagtaaactttttttcggtgtagtgctatgagttcttgggggctttgtggagcgttttgcaccattttctccttaattttcttatagaccacgagatctgcactgtctttctagttacggcattttaaattaaataccgtacgtatttagttaaccaaaattggagatcaaaactacttcatttaagacagtttttgatttgtattccgacattattttccccataaaatattgggcgttttgaccgcctattttttgggacatatgaccgcgatgagggaggacataaagcccaaactaaaattaggcgatgtgaccgccccattggaggtcataacgcccaaaaatcattttgggtgaaatgtccgttgggggatatgtccggtcgccatttcatttctaacacaacaaaaaaacacgTACAACATCTTCAATACAAACACTGATATCCCGCCAAATTTAAAAAGAGAATTAGACAGACACATATATAACTTTCATATTAAGATACTAAAGCTTCTGATACAATACAAACATAAACTAATGAACACCAATACTTTGATGATAAAAACAACAAGAGAGCGACTTGGAAATCTTATGGATGCAGATGATCTATCACTATACATTGAGAGTGAAAACATCATTCGCGCCTCTCATAACAAGAGCTTCAATTTAACACACATCAAGAAGTTAACTAcactaaaacaacaacaacacgctTAACTCAAATTCAAGCGAAATGACGATTGGTTCGTCAACAACACGGACAAACACATACCACCAAACGTTCAATGGTTGCTCTCATTGGGACCAAAATTCGCTCTTCCTACAACAAGAACAACTTTCCCATTGTTTAATGTAATAGCAGAAGGAGAGAATAAAGAGCAGCAAGAGAATGCTAGAATAAAACTAGTTACATTGATAGATGACCATCTACGAAAAGAGAAACTAACCAAAAGAGACAAATTAGTATTAGACACAGTGGGGAAACAAGACAATTTCTAAAATCGAATCATGACATATTAATCCTGAGTGCAGATAAAGGGGGGAAAACGGTAGCCATGAGTAAAGATgactataaacaaaaaatgagaACTATATTAGGTGATATGTGCACATACCGCCGACTTAAGCGAGATCCCACGTCAGGATTACAGATGAAGAACAATAAATTAGTGGACAAATTATTTAACATGAATATACTGAATGCgaacgaaaaatataaattgacaAGCAAAACTGCCACAGCTCCAAGGATATATGGTCTCCCAAAAATTCATAAAGAAGGTACACCTCTAAGACCCATTTGTTCATCCATCAATTCTCCTACGTATAACgtatcaaaatatatatcaaatatattgaaaaatcttACGAATGACTCAAAGTACAATATAAAGGATGGAATAGAATTTAAGGAAAGaattaacaaacaaacaataaagGACAACGAGTTGCTAATCTCATTTGATGTGATATCCCTCTTTCCGAGTGTACCTATAAATCTAGCAATAAAgacgattaaagaaaaatgaactataatacaagaatttaccaaaattccaatggatttatttttagaaatagtgACGCTATGCATAAAGGACTCCAGATATTTCACATATGACGACAAGATATTTGAACAAACCAAAGGAATGCCGATGGGATCCCCTATATCTCCCATAATCGCAGATATTATAATGGAGAAATTATTGGACGACTCAATGAACAAACTCGCAAAAAAACCAAGATTTATGACTAAATATGTTGATGACATATTTTGCATCATAGATTAAGACGAAGTTAGCAACACATTGACGACACTTAACGATTTTAATCGACAACTTCAATTCACAATGGAATGTGAAACCGAAGGAAAATTACCTTATCTTGACACGGTTGTTCAAAGACACAAGAATCAATTAATGTTGGATTGGTATCAAAAGAAAACTGCATCAGGAAGATTAATAAATTTTCACTCCAATCATCCTCGGCGTATTAAGATTAATACTGCTACCAATTTTATTAATAGGGTTTTAAACAtaattattcaaccgtcgaacggaacggacgtgtttttttaatagcggataaaatcatcgtaataagtacctactacgaatttcaagtgtggtgggatattaggccaccatgcagagaaattcaaagacatccactgggttgctaacttcagggcccagtggacgggtatcgactggagttataaatttgggcaatgaccaagagttaggcccaattagtcgacctgtagacgggtcgacaggtggcgacaatttgacaagtcgaaccttttccaaggtaacgacatcaaaaggaggtaatccctcacgaaagagattcaaggaacgcagaaatgctttgtttatcctaaagaaattaggatcagtcgacccaagcacgttgtcggctaaacaaagcgattccttaaaatgggctcaaggaattcttgaggctggaaaaagggaacgatcaccggatgagctgccattctccaaaagggatcaacgatcgtttgcctcagttgctaaagacagccttgtgatggctatcataaataaaggagcattggacggtatggttccaaagcaaaaatggggggaaattgagaatgctttgtctggcgtctactcacaggtgctggaaaagtttcccggcccagatcctcgacaccaagaggctggttggtatcaaggacgatttaagctagtcgcatttgaggaccagaggtctatagaatgttttaaagctgctctgatactaattggtgaagtttgggaaggagctgctctagagttagtcgagaagaaagacataccggctagacctagagcacatgcgtggatacctgcaaaccctcctgaccctgaatctattttaaatagactgaaacaatgcaatccagatcttccaacagctgattggaaggttggccgtttggatgaagtggatgggccaagacggcatgcagtgtttatattgaacactcagtctttgccacatctagcaaagtctcagggccgtgtatgttatggctttcattatatccaaatgaaggtgtataaaaacgatcagctaaaggattcagaaatggacaagcctctgtctgaatcagaagtaagcggatcctcttgcgaagtcgagggagataccaaagttgaagacatggatagataccgtatgcgtgaggaggcttctactgcctcagaacacaccaaagttgaacctatggttactgcgagagtcaccgatatctctgaagagggcattcttgatgactcgattgaagcggttgatgtgacggttgttgaaaatctcgatggtcctacggatcctccagataaatcttcatcattgtaaggctgcatgtgctgccttaaaagttctcctgatgaaaggggacatagacatagttcttattcaagaaccatatgtttatagaaacaaaatatgtgaattaagtactccggggttcaaactattgcagtatactggtaatgatgtaattcgagcctgtataattgctaaaaacgagcataacttgtttctgcttccttcaatgtgcaatgcagacactgtcgttgccaatttagaaatagccaaatgcaaatattgggtatcttcggtctatatgggacatgacagggagatgcctccatgtgccgttaagaccttagttgaggagtcactgaaaacaaagacgaaactcattatgggatgcgatgcgaatgcgcatcatagtatatggggaagtagtgatactaatgcaaggggagagtcgctaatagagtttattttgcgtactaatctggtagtttgcaacaagggagatgccccaaactttgtcactaaaaacaggcaagaggttttggacatcaccttggcctcgcaagaactgaatgaaatgatatctgagtggcatgttttaagtgaacacagcttctcagatcatcgctacatcagtttaaaatttgatgttcataccaccaagaccatatttccgccaaatgttaggaaagctgactggaatatgtatagggaatcgttcaatatgatgatacaggaaataccagagacaaatatgagcactgtgcaagttatcgaacacgcagtggagaggattactaaggccttcaacatttcactgaaagctgcatgccctaaagggaagccaagggggaaaaatcgaccaccatggtggtctacggagttaggtaatatgaggaaatcgtgcaggaagctctttaacaaagcaaagtccaccagagctcctgtggattgggacgcttacaagaagaatctgagaggatacaagcgagaactgagaaaggctcagtataactcttggaatgattactgcagcagcattgagaatacgtccgaggcttccagactacggaaggtgctagcatccacgagctccgctccaggtttcattaaaacatcggagggcaattggacaacgtccagtgaggagaccctggaggtactattggacacacattttcccggaaatcagacggttgaaccatgcactggcggtgccacagtggctcagcggtcgtttcctagcgaggaaattgtatcagaatctagaataaaatgggcgttaaatagctttggatcattcaaatcccccggacctgatggaattactccggcggagttaaaagcggtggctgacagaattatcccctggttgtcggcgatatatataggatgtatcaacttagcatatattccacgaaagtggagaaaatcaaaagtcgttttcatacctaaagcgggaaaagcctctcactcgaatgcgaaggatttccgaccaatcagcttatcatcattcctacttaagactctggagaggatgatagatatttatcttacaactagcgtcgattcaagtttgctctcgaaacgacaacatgcatactcgaaaggcaggtctactgagaccgcattacatgaactagtcagctttattgaaagctcactatctgtcaaagaatacacaatcgtggcatttctagacatcgaaggggcgttcaataacgtccatccgagctcgatattaaatggactgacaactctgaatgttgatccaggtatacttaggctgttagacgaacttctaaggaagagacgcatttcagccacactaggacaagcaaacatacaaaggtatgtgaacagaggcactcctcaaggaggagttctatcacttcttctttggaatgttgctataaacgaccttctggtttccctagaaaaagaaaggatacaagtggtggcatacgcagatgatgtggcgctagcagtcaggggaaaattcccatcaacagttcgagatattatacagagagccctccggatgattgagaaatgggcgaaagataatggtcttggggtaaatcctgcaaagacagaaatagtcatgtactgcaaagatcgcaaaactcccacggttaggcccatttccttagggagtattgaaattccctttagggagtgtgcaaaataccttggcgttattttggacaggaagctgaactttaagcttaatattgaagaaagggcgaggaaagcaacggtagctttatactcgtgcaaaaaggcaatagggaaaaagtggggactaaaaccaaaaattgtacatcggctatacacggcagtggttagacctataatgctgtatggtgttgtagtctggtggccggcactttaccagccgacaagtttagacaaagttcagcgtatggcgtgcttgtgtatctcaggtgcattcagcaagacaggaacaaactcccttaatgtcatactgcatctattgcctttagacattttggccaaacagtcagctgcaacaacggctgtgcggttgcgcgagctatcgctgtggtcggaaaaaagttacggtcacagttcggtcctcaaaataatgccagatgtgcctaacgtagtggattacactttggcgagtccacttttcgacaaaaagtttgagacactaattcccaacagtgaggcgtggtgtacacggaccccggggaataaaagatatatagatttctacactgatggctccaaattggatggccaagtgggtttcggagtatattctaaagatctggaacttcgaatagcgaaaagattacctgatcactgtagtatttttcaggctgaaatattagcaataagagaagtggtgaattggctgagaagtaatgctccaagtaatattggcattaatatatactcagacagtcaacctgcaataaaatccttggactctgtgttcctcaactcgaaaacggccatcgactgccgcaaatctctcaatgagatggctgagcagcacaatattcacctaatatgggtgcctggccacaggaacataccggggaactgcgaagcagatgagctagcaaggctaggaactaccttacatattccaggggaactagaatctgttggtgtgcctctggctacctgcaagctcttactgcgtgagaaggctgtcatgatggcaaatgttcgatgggagaattgtaagggttgtaacgacaccaagcaaatatggccccatttaaacttaaaccgcacactagatatgctagtgttctcgagacgccagatatcactcctgatatctgctataacgggtcgctgcctgataggcgattttgcaaaaactattggtgcgaagtataatgactattgtatgagctgtcatgatgcggaggaaaaggaatcaataaaacacctcttgtgtgagtgtcctgcattttgtgtaaggcgtaagcaaattttagggacatatagcttcagattactagcggacctggaaaacgttaacttaagcagtttgctaatgtttttggaacaatctggttggttcaacagaagaaaataatcgagaaggttcaacggttaaaactagaagtgcccatatgtaataggtacttttggttaatgtggtatcacaatggactgaatagtctaagtgagcctgaatcttaatcgggctgccactttaacctaacctaacctaaacataAGCGACGTAAAATTTCACAAGACTAACGAGAAGAAAATACGATGGATTCTAAAACAAAATGACTTCCCCAATAACACAATCAGTGATCTCATAAAATACgtgaaaaataaagtaaataagaATCACAACAAACCAGAAGCCACATCCATGGTTTTCAAAAAGACGACATATATACCGAGGTTTTCCCAAagatttgaaaaatcaaatatttacaaaaaggagaattataaattataacagGACGATAAATGACTTATTTAGCAAAACTAAGACCAAGATAAAAATGGAAGACAAATCGAATGtggtatacaaaataaaatgtgatgGGGACGAAACCAATCCATGTACAATGTCTTATGTTGGCACTACCAGGTCCAAGCTAAAAACTAGACTTTCTGCCCACAAGTCCGACCAAAAGATGAAAAACAAGCCCCTAGAACAAAAAACGGCccttgcagcacattgcacGAATACAggacacataccaaatttcaagaatgttgaaATACTGACGACGGAAGAAAATACTAAGAGAAGATACACATTGGAGATGTTACATATAATAAACACTCCCACTGACGAACGTATGAATTACAAAACCGACACAGACCACTGTGCACAGATTTATAGAAATCTCATACAAAGGAACAAACATAAGTAGGATAGCTTTAGTTAGACTTGAACTTTGCAAGGAGAAAGTCCATTACTTTGTAAAAc
Protein-coding regions in this window:
- the LOC142242513 gene encoding uncharacterized protein LOC142242513; amino-acid sequence: MSKDDYKQKMRTILGDMCTYRRLKRDPTSGLQMKNNKLVDKLFNMNILNANEKYKLTSKTATAPRIYGLPKIHKEGTPLRPICSSINSPTYNVSKYISNILKNLTNDSKYNIKDGIEFKERINKQTIKDNELLISFDVISLFPKIVTLCIKDSRYFTYDDKIFEQTKGMPMGSPISPIIADIIMEKLLDDSMNKLAKKPRFMTKYVDDIFCIID